The Candidatus Hydrogenisulfobacillus filiaventi sequence CTGCGCCGGGCGGGCGCGCTGGGGGACCTGGGGGAGACCAACCAGCTGGCCTTCTTCTGAAGCCGTTGCGGACGGGGCCCGGTTGTGGCCGGGAAGGCAAGTATGCTATGCTGAGGGGGAAGCCAGGCAGGGGCCCGCCAAGGCCCCGCTGCCGGCAGGACGGCGTGGACGGCGATGGTCGGAGTGGGTGCAGATGACCCACTCTTTTCGCTTGACAAGGGGCGGACGCGATTTCAGGCACCGCCCGGGGTATAAGAGGTGACGGCGGATGAATGCCGAGTTTCTCGGCGCCCTGGAGGATCTGGAGCGGGAAAAGGGCATCGAAAAAGAGGTGTTGCTGGAGGCCATCGAGTCGGCGTTGATCTCGGCTTACCGCCGGAACTTCGGATCGGCGCAGAATGTCTCCGTGCGCATCGACCGCGAGGACGGGGAGCCGCACGTCTATGCCCAGAAGGAAGTCGTAGCCGGCGAGGTGACCGACCACCTGCTGCAGATCAGCCTGGAGGAGGCCCGGGCCATAGCCCCCGGGGCCCTGGAGGGCGACATTGTGGAGCTGGAGGTCACGCCCAAGAGCTTCGGCCGGATTGCGGCCCAGACGGCAAAGCAGGTCATCGTACAGCGCATCCGGGAGGCGGAGCGCGGCATCATTTTTGAGGAGTTTTCGGGCCGGGAGGGCGACATTGTCAGCGGTCTGGTCCACCGGACGGAGCACCGGGTCGTGTACCTGGATGTGGGGCGGGCCGAGGCGGTGATGATGCCCAATGAGCAGGTGCCGGGGGAGGTGCTCCGGCCGGGGGAGCGGGTGCGGGCATATGTGACCGAGGTGAAGAAGACCACCAAAGGCCCGCAGATCTATGTCTCGCGCAGCCATCCCGGGCTCATCAAGCGCCTGTTCGAGCTCGAGGTGCCGGAGATCCACGACGGGGTGGTGGAGATCAAGGCCATCGCCCGGGAGGCCGGGTCCCGCACCAAGGTCGCGGTCTGGGCGGCCAACCCGGATGTGGACCCGGTGGGAGCCTGCATCGGGCCCAAGAAGGCGCGGGTGCAGGCCATTGTGCAGGAAATCCGGGGCGAGAAGCTGGACATCGTGCGCTGGGACCCCGATCCGGCGGTCCTGGTGGCCAACGCCCTCTCCCCCGCCCAGACGGTGGGGGTGACCCTGGACCCCATCCTGCGCCTGGCGCGGGTGGTGGTCCCCGACAACCAGCTGTCCCTGGCCATCGGCAAAGAGGGCCAGAACGCCCGGCTAGCGGCCCGGCTGACCGGCTGGAAGGTCGACATCCGCTCGGAGTCGCAGGTGGAGGACGGTGAATGGTGATGGCGAAGACCCGGCGGGTGCCGATGCGGACCTGCGTGGCCTGTGGTGCGACCCGGCCCAAGCGGGAGCTGGTGCGGGTAGTGCGCACGCCGGCAGGCGAGGTGGTGGTGGACACCACCGGGCGTACCGCCGGGCGGGGGGCGTACGTCTGCCCCCAGCCGGAGTGTCTGGAACGGGCCCTGGGCGGCCACCGCCTGGACCGGCACCTGAAGCGGCCGGTGGGGGAGGAGCTGCGGCCGGCCCTGGAGGCAGCCGTGCATGCCGCCCGTGAACAGCCGCGGACCCCCCGCATCTTTACCGTTTCCGCCCAGGGTGGGGCGGTGTCGGTCCGGGCCCAGGCGGAGGCGCGCCGGCGGGGCAAGGGCGGCCGGCCGCAATGAGCCCGCAGCCGATGTGGATGAACTACCTGGGGCTGGCCCGCAAGGCCGGGGCGCTGGCCCCGGGGAGCGACCGGGTGGAGGCGGCCTTGAAGAACGGCCAGCTGCGGCTGCTGATCCTGGCCACCGACGCCGGGGGGGCGGCGGTACGCAAGTTCCGGCTCTGGTGCCGGGATGCCGGGGTGGCGGTAGTCGTCGCCGGCACCAAGGATGAGCTGGGCCATGCCACCGGGCTGCCGGCGCTGGCCGTGGCCGGCATCCTGCGCCGCAAGCTGGCCGACGCCCTTTTGAAAAGCTTGCCGCCGGATACGGTGGTGGAGATTCCGCGCAGGGAGGGGCCCCCGCCGCCGGCCCCGCTGCCTGCGGATGCGCAACCGGGACGGAAAGTCTCATCGGGAGGTAAGGCCTTTGGCAGAAAACCGGGAGAGCACCAAGGACACCAACAAGGATAAGGATCGGGTCCGGGTCTACGAGCTGGCCAAGGAACTCAAGCTGGACAGCCGCCGCCTCATTGACCTCCTGCACCGTTTGCATGTGCCCAACATCAAGAATCACATGAGCACGGTGGAACCGCAGGCGATTCAGGTAGTGCGGGATATTATGGAAGGCAAGTTGCCGGCGGATCCACCGGGGGGAGCGGCGCGTCCCGCGGCACCGGCTGCGTCCGCGGCCGCGGCGGCACCGGCTGCCCCCGCCCGGGGACCGGCCGGGGAGGGGACCGTGCCCCGTGCGGCCGCCGAACGGCCTCCGGTACCGTCCCGGCCGGCGGCCGCCCGTCCCGCCGGAGGAGCCGGACCGGCGGCCGGCAGCAACCGGCCCGCCTACGGCGGGTCCCGGCCGGGAAGTGGTCCTGCCGGGCGGCCGGCCGGCAGCTCCTCCCCGCCCCCGCGTCCCGCCCCGGCCGGGGGCCGGCCGCCCATGGGGCGCCCCGGAACCGGAGCGCCGGCGGCCCGGCCCTCGGGCCCGGCCCCGGCCGGCGCCGGCCGCCCGCCGTATGGCGGGGCCCGGCCGGGCGCCCCCGTCCGGGGGCCGCCCCGCCCGGCAGCCGGCGGTCCGTCCCGGCCGGCCGGAGGCGGCGCCGCCCGGGGTGGCCGGGGCGGGCGCCCCGCCCCCGCCCTGCCCGAGCCGGTGCGCAAGGAGCCGTCCCGGCGGGGCGCCCACGGGACGGACCGCTTTGCAACCGACCGGCGCAGCCGCGACTGGCAGGAGGACGAACCCGCCCTCTTCAAGAACCGGCAGAAGGGGCGGCGCAAGCCGCGGCCGGCGCATGAGACCATGCCGCCCGTCCAGCGCAAGGTGGTGTTGAGCGGGCCGATCGCCGTCAAGGACCTGGCGGACCAGCTGGGCGTCAAGGCCACCGACCTCATCAAGCGGCTGATCGGCATGGGGGTGATGGCCACCCTGAACCAGGAGCTGGATCGGGACGTGGCCTTGATTGTAGCCCAGGAGTTCGGGGCGGAAATCGAGGAGCGGGCGTCGGCCGAGGAGCGGGAGGAGACCATCCTGCAGGGCGAGCCTGACCGGCCGGAGGAGCTGCGGCCGCGGCCGCCGGTGGTCACGGTGATGGGTCATGTCGACCACGGCAAGACCTCCCTGCTGGACCGCATCCGCTCCACGCGGGTGACGGAGGCGGAGGCCGGCGGTATCACCCAGCATATCGGGGCCTCGGTGGTCAACTGGAACGGGCACGCCATCGTGTTCCTGGACACCCCGGGCCATGAGGCCTTCACGGCCATGCGGGCCCGCGGGGCTCAGGTGACCGATATCGCGGTGCTGGTGGTGGCGGCCGACGACGGGGTCATGCCCCAGACCCTGGAGGCCATCAACCATGCCAAAGCGGCCGGGGTGCCGGTAGTGGTGGCCATCAACAAGATGGACCTGCCCGGGGCCAATCCCGACCGGGTGAAGAACGCCCTGGCCGAGCACGGGCTGGTGCCCGACGACTGGGGCGGGGACACCATGATGGTGCCGGTCTCGGCCCGGACCGGCCTGGGCTTGGACGACCTCCTCTCCGCCATCGTGCTGCAGGCCGAGATGCTGGAGCTCAAGGCCAATCCCGATCGCCCGGCCCGCGGGACCATCATTGAAGCCAAGCTGGACCGCGGCCGGGGCCCGGTGGCCACGGTGCTGGTCAAGCGGGGGACCCTGAAGGCGGGCGACGTGTTCGTCTCCGGCACCGTCTGGGGCCGGGTGCGGGCTCTCATTGATGACCGCGGCCGCCGGGTCAAGGAGGCGGGCCCCTCCATGCCGGTGGAGGTGCTGGGTTTCACCGCCCTGCCCGAGGCCGGGGACGACTTTGCCAGCCTGGCCGACGAGCGGCAGGCCAAGGCGATCGTGCAGGCCCGCATTGAGCGGCAGCGGCGCGCCAGCGGCGAGACCGGGCAGCGGGGGGTCAGCCTGGACGAGTTCTACCAGCGCCTGAAGGACGAGGAGATGCGGGAGCTCAACCTGGTCCTCAAGGCCGACGTCTCCGGCTCCCTTGAGGCCCTGGCCGAAGCGCTGGGCAAGGTCGCCAATGAAGAGGTGCGGGTGCGCATCCTGCACGCCGCGGTGGGGGCGGTGTCCGAATCGGACGTCATGCTGGCCCAGGCCTCGCGGGCCATCATCATCGGCTTCGGGGTGGGGGTGGACCCCAAGGCCCGGGCGCTGGCCGAGCACGACGGGGTGGACATCCGCCTTTACCGGGTGATCTACGAGGCGCTGGACGACATCCGCCAGGCCCTCACCGGCATGCTGGCCCCCAAGTACCAGGAGGTGCTGCTGGGCCGGGCCGAGGTGCGGGAGGTGTTCCGGGTTCCGAAGGTGGGGACGGTCGCCGGGTGCTATGTCACCGACGGCAAGGTGCTGCGCAGCGGCAAAGTCCGGGTGCTGCGCAACGGCTCCGTGGTCTACGACGGGGCGGTGGCCTCCCTCAAGCGCTTCAAGGACGACGTGCGGGAAGTGCCCAGCGGGTACGAGTGCGGGCTGGGCCTGGAGAAGTTCAACGACCTCAAGGTGGGGGACATCCTGGAGGTCTACACCGAGGAAGAGGTCAAGGCCAGCTGAGGCGGGCAACGCCGGCGGCCGGGATCGGGGTTGAGGGCACATGAACAAGGCACGGGCGGAACGGATCGGCCAGGCCATGCAGCAGGAGATCGGTGCCATGCTGCAGCGGGAGGTCAAGGATCCCCGCATCGGGTTCGTGAGCGTGACCCGGGTGGAGGTCAGCCGGGACCTGTCCCGGGCCCGCGTCTACGTTAGCCTGTTCGGGGACGCCGGGGAGCAGGCCGACAGCCTGGAAGGGCTGCGCAGCGCCGCCGCCTTCCTGCGCGGGGAGGTGGCGCGCCGGCTGCACCTGCTGAAGGCGCCGCAGCTGGAGTTCGTGCAGGACCACGCCATCGACGCCAGCCTGCGGGTCCATGCCCTGCTGCGGGAGATTGAACCCCGCCCCGGCAAGCCAGGGGACGGGGAGCCGCCGGCATGACGGCGGGCCCGGAAGGCATCCTGGTGGTCCGCAAGCCGGCGGGCCTGACCTCCTTCGCCGCCGTGCGGGAGGTGCAACGTCTGACCGGGGCCGCCCGGGCGGGTCATGCCGGGACCCTGGACCCGGCCGCGGAAGGGGTGCTGCCGGTGGCCCTGGGCGCGGCCACCCGCTGGCTGCCGTGGCTGAAGGCGGAGCCTAAGCGCTACCGCGCCGAGGTTGAGTTCGGGCGCGCCACCGCCAGCGGCGACGGGGATGGTCCGGTGGTGGCCCGTTCCGGTCGGCCCTGGCCGGGGCCGGAGGCGGTGGCGGCGGCCCTGCGCTGGCTGGAGGGGCCCCAATGGCAGCTGCCGCCCAGCTTTTCGGCCAAGAAGGTGGGCGGCGTGCGGGCCTATGCCCGGGCCCGCCGCGGACGGGGGGTCTTTCCGGCGCCCTGCCGGGTGGACGTCCAGGCGCTGGCCGCCCGGGGAGGCGGGGCGCATTGGACCCTCGAAGCCACGGTTTCAGGCGGCACCTACATCCGCAGCCTGGTGCGCGACCTGGGCGAGCTGCTGGGGCAGGCAGCGGTGCTGACCCGTCTGCAACGGACTGCGGTGGGCCCCTTCCGCCTCGAGCAGGCCCTGACCCTGGAGGCGGTGGCCGCCGGCGCCTGGCGCGAGGCCCTGCTGGGGCCGGAAGCGGCGTTGGACCTGCCGCTGATTCCGGTGGAGACGGCGGTGGTGCCGTATCTGGTCCAGGGCCGGGCCCTGGCCGGGCTGCCGCTGCCGCCGCTGCCCGCCGCCCCGGCGGTGGGACTGGCGGCCGGCGGTCGGCTGGTAGCGATCGTGGAGGGGCCGCCCGGCCTCCGGTACCGGGCGGTGTTTCCCCCGGTTCCGGCGGGGTCCCCCTAGGCGGAGGGGACGGCGGATGCGACGGATTCTGGCGGAGGAGATGTTGGATGAGCCGACGGTGGTGACCGTCGGCAGCTTTGACGGGGTCCACCGCGGGCATCAGGCCCTGCTGGCCGCGGCCCGGGAGGTTGCTGCCCGAGAGGGCCTGCCCATGGTGGTACTGACCTTCGATCCACATCCGCGGGCGGTGTTGAAGGGGCCCCTCACCCGGTACCTGCTGACCCCCACCCCCGTCAAGCTGGCGGTGCTGGAGGAACTGGGGGTGCCGGCGGTGAAGGTGATGCCCTTCACCCCGGCGGTCGCGGCGCAGCCGGCGGAGGAGTTCCTGGAGCAGGAGCTGGCAGGCCGGTTGCGGGCCCGGGTCGTCGTGGTGGGGTACAGCTTCACCTTCGGGGCCCGGGCCCAAGGCACCCCCGAGCTCCTGCAGCACTGGATGGCGGCCCGGGGCGGGGAGGCGGTGGTGGTGCCACCGGTGCGCCTGGCCGACGGGACCCCGGTCTCCAGCTCGTACATCCGGGAGCGCATCCTGGACGGGGACCTGGAGGCGGCCGAGGCCGCCCTGGGGCATCCCTTCCGGGTGGAGGGACCGGTGCGGCCCGGCCTGGCGCAGGGACGCCAGCTGGGGTTCCCCACCGCCAACGTGGAGGTGCCTCCCGAACAGATCATGGGCCCGTACGGGGTCTACGCCGGGTTTGCCCGCCTGGCCGGCGAGGCGGAGCCGCGCCCGGCGGTGGCCAACTGGGGCGTGCGGCCGACGGTGGTGACGGGGCACGGCCACCCCTGGCTGGAGGTTTACCTGCTGGATGCCGACCGGCGTCCGGTCGGGGATCTCCGGGGACAGGTGCTGCGCTTCGACTGCCGCAGCCGCATCCGTGCCGAGCGTCGGTTCCATTCCCTGGAAGCCCTGAAGGCCCAGATCGCCCGCGACGTGGAGGAGGCCCGGCGGCGGCTGGTCGAGCTGGGGTGAAGGGCCGCGTTGTGGCACTGGGGTCAGTATGGTAAAATAAGCTGTCTTGCGGCAAACCAAGGCACACGTCGGAACGAGGAGGTGGGACGATGGCCCTGGAGTCACAGAAGAAGCAGGCCATCATCGCGGCTCATCGGCTGCATGAATCGGACACGGGGTCTCCGGAGGTGCAGGTCGCCATCCTGACCGAACGCATCGCGCAACTGACGGAGCACCTGAAAAACCATCCGAAGGACCATCATTCCCGCCGCGGGCTCCTGAAGATGGTCGGACACCGCCGGGCCCTTCTCAATTACCTGCACAAAAAGGACGTCGCCCGCTACCGGGACCTGGTGCAGGAACTCGGACTACGGCGCTAGAGCGGGGCTGCCCGCTCTTTTTCTTCTTTCCGGCCGCGGGGGATGAACGCCGAGCGGCCCCCAGGGGGGTATAACGCGAGCAATGGAGATTCATAGGACAACCTTCGAGGTCGGGGGCCGCCCCATGACCTTGGAGACCGGCCGCATGGCCCGCCAGGCCAACGGTGCGGTCCTGGTCCATTACGGCGACACCCGGGTGCTGGTGACGGCGGTGGCCTCCAAGACCCCGCGGGAGGGGGTCGACTTCTTCCCTCTCACCGTGGATTACGAGGAGCGCCTGTACGCGGTGGGCAAGATCCCGGGCGGCTTCATCAAGCGGGAGGGCCGGCCCAGCGAACACGCCATCCTGGCGGCCCGCCTCACCGACCGGCCTATCCGGCCGCTTTTTCCCGAGGGCTTCCGCAACGATGTCCATGTGGTGGCCACCATCCTGTCGGTCGACCATGACCACAGCCCGGAGGTGTGCGGGATGGTGGGGGCGTCGGCGGCCCTGGCCATCTCCGACATCCCGTTCGAGGGGCCCATGGGGGCGGTGGTCGTAGGGCTGGTGGACGGGGAACTGGTCATCAACCCGACATCCGAGCAGGCGCAGCGCAGTGACCTGGCCCTGACGGTGGCCGGCACCGAGGAGGCCATCCTCATGATCGAGGCCGGCGCCAACATCGTCCCGGAGGCGCGCATCCTGGATGCCATCCTCTTCGGGCACGAGGCCATCAAGGGCATCATCGCCGGCATCCGGGAACACCAGGCCGCCTGCGGCAAGCCCAAGGCGGAGTATCCGCTATTCCTGCCCTCGCCGGAGCTGGTGGAAGCGGTGACCGCCCTGGCCACCGGGCCTCTGGCGGAGGCGGTCCGCCATCCCGACAAGCAGACGCGGGAGGCCCGCATCGAGGCTGTCAACCAGGAGATCGCCGCCCAGCTGCTGGAACGCTTCCCGGATGAGGCCCGCATGATCCCGGTGGTCCTGAAGAAGGTCCTGAAGCAGGTGGTGCGCAGCGCTATCATCCACGAGTCCATCCGGCCGGACGGCCGCGGGCTGCGGGAGATCCGGCCCATCAGCATCGAGGTGGGCGTACTGCCCCGGGTGCATGGGACGGGCCTGTTCACCCGCGGGCAGACCCAAGCCCTGACCGCCATGACCTTGGGGCCGCTGAGCGATCAGCAGATGCTGGACGGGATCGGGGAAGAGGAATCCAAGCGCTACATGCACCACTACAACTTCCCGCCCTACGCCACCGGCGAAGCCGGGCCCATGCGGGGACCCAACCGGCGCGCCATCGGGCACGGGGCCCTGGCGGAGCGCGCGCTGCTGCCGGTGATTCCGCCCGAGGAGGAGTTCCCCTACGCCCTGCGCCTGGTGTCCGACATCCTGGAATCCAACGGATCCAGCTCCATGGCGTCGGTCTGCGGCAGCACCCTGGCCCTGATGGACGGGGGGGTGCCCATCAAGGCCCCGGTGGCGGGCATCGCCATGGGCCTGGTGCAGGACGAGGCCAGCGGCCGCTACGCCATCCTGACCGACATCCAGGGGCTGGAGGACGCGCTGGGGGACATGGACTTCAAGGTGGCGGGCACGCGGACCGGGGTTACCGCCATCCAGATGGACATCAAGATCAAGGGGCTGAACCGGGCCATCCTGGAGGAGGCGCTGGAGCAGGCGCGGGAAGCCCGCCTGTACATCCTGGACCGCTTCCAGGAGGTCCTGCCGGCGCCACGGCCGCAGCTGTCCGCGCACGCTCCCCGCATTATCACCCTGCACATCGACCCCGAAAAGATCCGGGATGTGATCGGACCGGGGGGCAAGACCATCAACCGTATCATCGAGGCCAGCAAGGTGGACGACAAGAAGGTCGAGATCGACATCGAGGACGACGGCACCATCTACATCGCCGCCGTGAACCAGGAGGCGGGCGAAAAGGCGGTGCGCATGATCAACGACCTGACTCGCAACGTGGAGGTGGGCGAGGTCTACGAGGGCCGTGTGACCCGCATCATGAGTTTCGGGGCCTTTGTGGAAATCCTGCCCGGCAAGGAGGGGCTGGTGCACATCTCCCAGCTGGCGCCGCAGCGGGTGGCGCGGGTCGAGGATGCGGTGCAGGTCGGCGACGTGCTCAAGGTCAAGGTGACCGAGATCGATCATATGGGCCGCATCAACCTCTCGCACAAGGACACCATGCCGGAGGCGGCACGGGCGGTAGCAGCCGGGCACGAGCGGCCGCGGCCGGTCGGCAACCGCGACCGGGGGCGCGGACCGCAGGAAGGCCGCCGCGAGCGGCCGGGAGGACCGCACGGGCGGCACTGAGCCGGGGGCCGGCAGGCGCCGGGTCCCGGTCTTTTCTTTTTTGCGTGCGGCCCGGTTTCAGATCCTGGGCCGGGAGAGCCCCTCCAGGCGGCGCACCAGCTCCCCCACGGTGACCAGGCGGTAGCCTTCGGCCTGCAGGCGGGGGATGATCTGCTCTACCGCCTGCACGGTAGCGGTCGAGGAGTTGGTGCCGTCATGGAAGATGATGATGCTCCCCGGGCGGATCTCCCGCAGCACCTGGCGGGCCATGTGGTCGGCCGAGTAGCGGCGCTGCCAGTCCCGGGTGTCGATGGTCCAGCCGATGACGGTATAGCCCATCCGCCCCAACACGTCCAGGGACACGGCATCGGAACGCCCGCCGGGCAGGCGGTACAGGCGGGGCTTCGGCGCGCCCAGCGCGGTCAGGATGGCGGCGTTCTCCTCCACCTCCCGCTGCACCTGCTCGGCGCTGCGGGCGCGCAGGGTGAGATGGGTGGCGCCATGGCTGCCGATCTCCATCCCGGCCTTGACCTCCTCGCGGATCAGCTCCGGGTACCGGTTGGCCTGGCTGCCGATGATGAAGAAGGTAGCGGGAACGTGATGGGCCGTGAGCACCTGCAGGACCCGGGGCGTCCATTTGGCAGTGGGCCCGTCGTCAAAGCTGAGGGCCGCCACCTTGTCGGTGGTCGGCACCCGGCTGACCACCAGGGCCGAGGCGGCCCGGGCCGGTGCGGCGGCCGCCGCCGCCAGCAGGACGGCCGAAGCCCAGCCGGCCAACCGGCGGGCGATAGGGGTGAACATGGTCTGCCTCCTTCCACCTGGCGTCGGCGGCAGTATGGCCGCCGCCCCGGCGGGTTATGCTGGGCCCGAACCGGTAGAGGGGGGACGCAGCATGACCGGGTGGGGAAAGCGTTTACGGACCTGGGTGGTGGCCGGGGCGGCCGCCGCCGGCCTCGTGGCCGGGGTGCCGGTCCGGGCCCAGGCCCCGCCGTTGCCGGCGGCCGTGCCGGTATACCGGGTGGAGACCGCCCATCCCGTCATGGCTCTCAGCATCAACGTGGTGTGGGGAACCGAGTATGTGCCCCAGCTGCTGGCAGCCCTTAAGGCGGCACACGCCCACGCCACCTTCATGCTGGGCGGACGCTGGGCCGAACAGCATGCCGACCTGGCCCGCAGCCTGGTGCAGGCCGGGATGGAGGTGGGTAACCACGGCTGGAACCACGCCCATCCCAGCCTGCAGGACCCGGAGGCGCTGGCCGCCGACATCCGCCGATCCAGCGCGGCCATCGCGGCCGTGACGGGAGCCCAGCCCGCGCTCTACGCCCCGCCCTACGGGGAGCTGAACCCCCGCATCCTGGGGGCGGCGCGCGCCAACGGCCTGACGTTGGTCATGTGGACCATCGACACCATCGACTGGCGGCCGGCCAGCGACCCCGCCACCATTGTGCGCCGCGTGCTGGGACGGGCACGACCGGGGGCCATTGTCCTCATGCATCCCACCGACCGCACGGTGGAGGCCCTGCCGGCGGTTCTGAAGGGGCTGGCCGCCAAGGGATACCAGGTGGTGACGGTGAGTGACCTGCTGCGGACCGGCCAACCGCGCAATGACGGCGAATGAGCCGCTAGGGGGATACCATCCGGGGCCGGCCGCGGCATAATGGGGACGGCGAGAGGCCCAGGGCGTAGGGGAAGGCGGGTGGTCGTCCCATGTTGAGCCGGAAGTGGACGCGCCTGGAGCGGAGCCGGCCGCAGCTCCGGTGGGCCCGGTGGGGCATGATCGGGGGCGCGGTGGCGGCCGTGGCCGGGCTGGTGGCCGCCCACGGGCTGATCCTGCCC is a genomic window containing:
- the pnpA gene encoding polynucleotide phosphorylase (PNPase) (Evidence 2a : Function from experimental evidences in other organisms; PubMedId : 8636041, 8825779, 9179491, 10572137, 15805522, 19215769, 19433509, 20659169, 21859751, 22568516, 25099370, 27708634; Product type e : enzyme) — encoded protein: MTLETGRMARQANGAVLVHYGDTRVLVTAVASKTPREGVDFFPLTVDYEERLYAVGKIPGGFIKREGRPSEHAILAARLTDRPIRPLFPEGFRNDVHVVATILSVDHDHSPEVCGMVGASAALAISDIPFEGPMGAVVVGLVDGELVINPTSEQAQRSDLALTVAGTEEAILMIEAGANIVPEARILDAILFGHEAIKGIIAGIREHQAACGKPKAEYPLFLPSPELVEAVTALATGPLAEAVRHPDKQTREARIEAVNQEIAAQLLERFPDEARMIPVVLKKVLKQVVRSAIIHESIRPDGRGLREIRPISIEVGVLPRVHGTGLFTRGQTQALTAMTLGPLSDQQMLDGIGEEESKRYMHHYNFPPYATGEAGPMRGPNRRAIGHGALAERALLPVIPPEEEFPYALRLVSDILESNGSSSMASVCGSTLALMDGGVPIKAPVAGIAMGLVQDEASGRYAILTDIQGLEDALGDMDFKVAGTRTGVTAIQMDIKIKGLNRAILEEALEQAREARLYILDRFQEVLPAPRPQLSAHAPRIITLHIDPEKIRDVIGPGGKTINRIIEASKVDDKKVEIDIEDDGTIYIAAVNQEAGEKAVRMINDLTRNVEVGEVYEGRVTRIMSFGAFVEILPGKEGLVHISQLAPQRVARVEDAVQVGDVLKVKVTEIDHMGRINLSHKDTMPEAARAVAAGHERPRPVGNRDRGRGPQEGRRERPGGPHGRH
- a CDS encoding NodB homology domain-containing protein, whose translation is MFTPIARRLAGWASAVLLAAAAAAPARAASALVVSRVPTTDKVAALSFDDGPTAKWTPRVLQVLTAHHVPATFFIIGSQANRYPELIREEVKAGMEIGSHGATHLTLRARSAEQVQREVEENAAILTALGAPKPRLYRLPGGRSDAVSLDVLGRMGYTVIGWTIDTRDWQRRYSADHMARQVLREIRPGSIIIFHDGTNSSTATVQAVEQIIPRLQAEGYRLVTVGELVRRLEGLSRPRI
- a CDS encoding NodB homology domain-containing protein, producing MTGWGKRLRTWVVAGAAAAGLVAGVPVRAQAPPLPAAVPVYRVETAHPVMALSINVVWGTEYVPQLLAALKAAHAHATFMLGGRWAEQHADLARSLVQAGMEVGNHGWNHAHPSLQDPEALAADIRRSSAAIAAVTGAQPALYAPPYGELNPRILGAARANGLTLVMWTIDTIDWRPASDPATIVRRVLGRARPGAIVLMHPTDRTVEALPAVLKGLAAKGYQVVTVSDLLRTGQPRNDGE
- a CDS encoding conserved protein of unknown function (Evidence 4 : Unknown function but conserved in other organisms), with translation MLSRKWTRLERSRPQLRWARWGMIGGAVAAVAGLVAAHGLILPGVAVAGGSAVWAYRILTGRRD